The DNA window GACCTCGGACATCCCCCAGTTCAGGAACGACAAGACCGGTGAGGAGCTGGCTTTCTACAACTGGCGCAGCCGGGGATTTCTGACCCGTGTCGAAGGCCGCCCGGTCGTGCTGTTTTCGGAAGAGGACGTGCTCGAGTTCGAGGGCGGCATGCGCGACGAAAGCATTCTCATCCACGAGTTCGGCCACGTCATCCACCGGCCGGGTTTTTACGAAGGACTCGACGAGGAATTGAAGAAGACGTGGGAAGACGCTCTCGCCAAAGGCCTGTGGAACGACGGTCGCGCGGCCCAGCGTTTCCGTCGTGTCCGTGGCGATGAACCGGTGCTCCTGCTCGATGCGCTGGTGAAGGCATTTCCCGATCGGAAACCGGAGCTGCTCAAGCTCTGCCTCGACGGCGGCGATATCCTCGTGAATGGCGAACCGACGGATTCCAAGGTGGAGATCACCGGCAAGGACGACGTGCGGATCGTCTTCGGCGGACCCAAGGATTGCTACGCCTCGAAGAACCGTGCCGAGTACTTCGCCGAGATCGTCCAGGCGTGGTTCGACACCAACCGGGTGATGGACCACGACCACAACCACATCGACACGCGTGAGGAACTCAAGAGCTACGATCCGGGTGGCTATGCCTTCCTCGAGAAGATCTTCAACGAGGACGACTGGCGTTTCGTCTCCCCCCGCGAGCGCGCCGGCAAGGACCACCTCAAAGGCTACGATCCCGAGAACGCCCCGGTCGTCATTCAACCCGACTTCATCAAGGACGCCGCCAACGACTACTACGACGAATACTGGTCGAAATACTGGGAGCGTCTGGAGAAGAAGTACGCCGACCGACTCGGCACGGCGGATGACGCCTGAGGCCCCTGCAATTCGCGCGGCCTTCACCCCTCCCGTTCTCGATTGATCCGCGATCGAGCGACATCCTTGAGCCAGGCCTTCATTGGCGTAGGATCCGGAGCATGGACTACAGGATTTCCGGAGAGATCGCGCAGCAGGTCGAAATCCACCCGCAGCAGGGTGACGCCTTCTGGTGCAGCCGCGGATCGTTGATGGCATTCACCGACGGGATCTACTGGACACTCAAGGTGCCGGGGGGAGTTGGTGGCGCGGTGCGCCGCTCGCTTTCGGGAGAAGGCATCGCGTTGACCCGGGTCGAGGCGCGAAAGCCCGACCAGAAGCTGCTCCTCGCCAGCAGCCAGCCGGGACACATCGCGGTCTGGGATCTGGCGGACGGCCCGGTGGTCACGACCCGCGGATCATTTCTCGCGGCATGGGGCGAGGACGTCGACATCAGCGTCACGGTGGCGCGACGCGCGGGTGCCGCGCTTTTCGGCGGCGCCGGCCTGTTCCTCCAGCAAGTGTCCGGAAAGGGCACGGTGCTGATCCACGGCAGCGGTGACTTTTCCGAACAGCTTCTGGCGCCGGGTGAGGAGATTCTCGTCAGCACCGGGCATCTCGCGGCGTTTGGAGGCTCGATCGACTACGACATCCGGGGCGTCAGCGGTTGCCGCAAGATGTTGTTCGGCGGTGAAGGGCTCTTCATGACAAGCCTGCGCGGACCGGGACGAGTGCTGCTGCAGACGCTGAAACGGGGACGTTTGGGGACCCAAGCGCCCCAGTAGGCGGGAATCGCGCATTGTAACGATCCGCGAAGGACTTGGAACAATCTTGCCATCACGACGGGAACGGCTCAGGCTTTTAGGGCCAAAAAACCCCAGTTCGTGATGAAAAAAACCCAATTGCTCCCCTCGGAGGCGGGGACTCGGATCACACTCGCCCTCCTTGCGCTCACCTGTGCCGCCACAGCGGCTCCCTTCGCCAAGTTTCATGGCAAGGATGGTGACTTCCTCACCGACGAGACCGGCAACGGTCGCGACCTCATCGAACAATTCAGCGGCTCGGCCAAGGTCGTCTATCACCCTGCGGGATTCTTCCGCTTCCCCGGCACCGAGGGTGCGGACGAGGCATGGGTCGAGTGGACCGGCGGTGGCGGATCACCCCAGTTCACGGTCTCCTTCTGGATGCGATCCCCAAGCTGGAGCCAAGGCAGCTTCCAAGGGTTCTACACGAACGTCGAACCGGGAAGCTTCGACTACCAGATGGATCTCAATGGGACCGACTTCCGCCTCCTCTCCGACCCGGGTGTCGCCATCACCACTCCGGCGGCCGCTTTCCCGGTGAACACCTGGCTCCATGTCGTAATCCGCAAAACCGGCTCGGGAGCCGAGTGGTACATCACCGAAGTCGGTCAGCCGTCGGTGAACCTGATCGGAACCGATCCACTCAATCTCGGCGGCATCCAGGCGATCCGTTTCGCGACGAACCGCAACCGCGATTCATTCCCGGAGTGCGATATCGCCAACGTGCAGGTCTACAACGACGACACGGTCGACCTGAATCTGCTCCTTGCCGAGGGACCCGACCTCAACCCCGTAATTGAGTGGGATCCTGCGGACGACGACGCCGGTGGCGCCGGCAACTGGGATACCGCATCGCTTTCGTGGCAACCGGCCACCGGAGACACACCGAACGCCACGTGGGCACCGAATGACGGAACCCAGATCGCGTTCCTCGGCGGGAGCGGAGACGTCGTCACGCTGACCGAACCGATCAGCGTGGACGAACTGCATGTCGGCGCGACCAACTACACGATCGACAGCGCGACCGCCGCCGACACGCTGACCATCGCCAGCTCCATCTTCAACAACCGGACGCTGACCATCTCCTCACCGCTCGCAGGCTCCGGGGCGATCTCGAAGCAGGGAGGCGCCCAGATTTTCCTGTCCGGTGACAGCCCCGGCTTCAGTGGCAGCTACAGCACCGATGATGGAGAGACCTTCGTGACTTCGGACGACTGGTCGAATGCCTCGTTCATCACGACCAACGACCTGCTCCACTTCGACAACGGCGGCGGCACGGTCACGGTCAACAGTGTCTCCCTCGATACGGGACTCCGCGTGAACAACGGGACCCGTCTCGATATCGCCGGGGGCATCCTCGGTCAGATCGGCGGCGGCGGCTGGATCTCCACCGAGACCGGCACCCTCGGCAGCCTGACATCGTCGGGCGGAACACTGAACCTGACCTTCGAACCGACCGTCACCCAAACAATCCAACTGATGGTGGGCGTCGAAGACTTCGATGGCGGCACCCCTCTGGCCCTGAACATCGTCGGCGCCGCACCGGGAACGAACAACAACCTCAACATCCTCGAACCGACCAGCTACACGGGCGGCACCACGATCGACGACATCCGTGTCTTCGTCGGCACCGATAATGCGTTCGGAACAGGCCCGGTGGATGTGCTCGACGAAGCTCAGATTTCCCTGCTCGGAACGACCGTTACAAATGATGTCAGCCTGACAGGGCTCGGCTGGACGGGCGGCGCGAATGTGTCGGGCGCGATGCGCTTCGCCGACGGCTCGACCATGAGCGGAAACACGACGATCGCTCCCTCGGGATCGAGGATCACGGTCAGTGGCGGCACGGCGTTGATGTCCGGCGACCTGCTTGGATCGGGCAATCTTGAGTATGGCATCTTCGGCAATCCGGGATTCTTCGGCACGCTCGACTTCACCGGAGCCGGTGCCGGCTACAACGGACTGCTCACCATTTCGACCGGTCTCGTGAACTTCTACGGCAACGGCGTCGCGGGCGATGTCATCGTCGATGACACCGGCGAACTCGGCGGCAACGGCACGGTCGCCGGCAAGCTGACGCTGGGCACGACGGGAGGCGCGACACTCCGCGCGACCGCCGGCGGTTTCAACACCACCGACCTCGTGCTGAACGGCACGACCAATCTCGACTTCTACGCCTACCCGATGGCGCCGGGAACCCCGATTCCGGTTCTCAGTTACAGCGGGACCCTGAGCGAAGACGGCGCGGCGGGCATCGGCGACAACTTCGCGCTGCTGAATCCCGCCAATCACCGGAGCTTCGGCATCGTCGACAACGCGATGACCCTCGAGGTCGACCTCGGCAGTCTCGCACTACTGTTCGACGGCACCCTGCCCGACTGGGATGTCGGCAACACGGTCAACTGGAACGCCGGCACCGAGAGGTTCTTCGATGGCGACACGGTGACCTTCGACGACACCGCCGCGAGCAGCGCGGTGAAGATCTCCGGCCCCCTGCCGAACCCGGCGGCGATCACGGTGAACAACAACGTCCTGAACTACTCGATCGAGGGAGAACTCGGAACCTCTGCCGGCGACCTCACAAAGTTCGGCATCGGTTTCCTCGACCTGATCGTTCCGGACGACAACATGCCCTACACCGGCAACATCCTGATCGACAGCGGGACCGTGGCTCTCACTGGGGACACCCAGGCGCTGCGCAACGTCGAGAGCATCTCGGTGAATCCGGGTGGCGCCTTCCGCGTCTCCGCGGGCAACGCGGGGCAGGACAACCTTCCCCCCCTGAAGATGCTCGGCGGCACGCTCGAGGTCGACGACGACGATGTGTTCCTCTTCCCGGCCAGCTCGACCATGAGCCTCGCTCCGGCCACCAGCAGCACCTTGTCCGGCACCGGCAACTTCTACCCGTTCACCAACTCGATCGCGGGACCCGGCAATCTGATCAAGGACGGCACCGGGACGCTCGACGTGACCTTCGCCGACCTCGATTACACCGGCACGACGACGCTCAACGACGGTCTGATCCGGATCGGGGCTGGCTTCACCGCCGCCTCGACCGATTGGACGATCAACGGCGGCGAACTCCGGCTCGGAGGTGACTCCGGCGCGCCGATCGAGAACCTGCCGTTCACGGTCCAGATCGTGATGACCGACGGTCGCTTCTACGTCGTCGACAACAAGGAGAACACCCAACTGCTGGCGATGGACTCGACCGGCGGCGGATTTCCGACCGTTGAAGTCGACCCGGCCACGACCTCGCTCACGACCAACGTGCTCGACCTGAACGGAATCGACAACCGGATCAAACTGCCGACGACCTTGACCAGCGTGGGGCCCCACCCGGTGATCACTTACACCGGCGGCATCGTCGGAGTGCCGGGTGTGAACCTCGTGCTCGATCCCGCCACCGCGCGGCCCGCGCTCTGGAATGACAACGCCGGCACCCTCGAAGTGACGCTCCAGCCGCAGACCCACCAATGGACCGGGGCGGCATCAACCTTTTGGGAAGTCGGCGGTCCCGACACCAACTGGACCTCGACCGATAACCTTTACTACAACTTCGACGCGGTTGAATTCACCGACGTCGGCGCCGGCACCGTGCTCATCGACGATGCCGACGGCGACAGCTACTTCCCGGGCAAGGTCACCTTCTCGAACACCGCCGGGAACGACTACGCTCTGGACGGCTCCAGTCTCCAGGGCGATGCGACGTTCAACGTGGTCGGCGGAGGCCGGGTCGAACTGCTCACCACTCTCGACCTCCTTGGCGACACCACCGTCAGCAATGGCTCGATCCTGATTGCCTCGACCGACCAGGCCGACAGCATCCACGACCAGTCACAGATCACGGTCGGCCCCACATCCGAGCTCAACATCACCGAAACCAACTCCATCCAGCGGGACGATCCTGCGAGCGAAGGTGGCCTCGATGGCGACATCATCATCGACGGCGGCACGCTCACCCAGAGCGGCGGCACCCACGCCCACATCGGCGACATCACATTGCTCAACCAAGCCCAGTGGACCGCCACCAGCCCGGACTCCTTCAATGACGAGAATGTCCTCCTTACCGGCAAGGTCACGGTGGGTGGAGCGATCCCCTCGACCATCGGCCCGATGACCTTCGGCATGGCGCCTCAAGGCCTCCGGACCTTCGAGGTGGCGGACGTGACCGGAGACGCCTCCACCGACCTGCTGATCACGGCCGAGCTGGAGAACTCGGGCGGCGCCGGAGGCGTCAACAAGACCGGCCCGGGCACGCTGGAGTTCGATGCCGTCAACACCTACACCGGGCAGACCCGGGTGGTGGAAGGCACCGTGACGGTGAACAACACCGCGCAGCTCTACTCGACCGGCGGATTCTTCGGAAACAACGGGACAACCTATGTATTCATCGAAGGCGGCACGCTGGAGACCGATCGATTCGGTTACGGTGCCGCCCGCGCCTTCAGCGAGCTTCGCAACAACTACTACTCGATCCTGATCGACGGCGGCACGCTGCGACTGACCGGCAACGATCCTGCCAACGACACGCTGCGTTCCTTCTCGATCGGCACCAATGGCGCGACACTTGAAGTCGCCGCGGGCGGCTTCTACCGGAAGCTTGCCGGAACGGTTGCCAGCCAAAACATCATCTACAACGACCTTGGCGGCGACCTGACCCTGACCGGCGAAGGAACGGGCGTCATCGAAGACGACCTCGGCTCGTACGGAGCCGGCTGGGCCGGAGTCTCGCTGATCAAGGATGGTCCGGGAACATGGTTGCTCGAAGGCACCAACACCTACACCGGAGACACGCTGGTCAACGATGGCGTGCTTGGTGGCAGCGGCTCGGTGACCTCGAACGTGATCGTCGCGGCCGACGCCAGCCTCGCTCCGGGCTCCTCGGCGGGCACCCTGACCATCGACGGCAACCTCGATCTCACCGCACCTGCCGCGGGCTCGGGAATTCTTGACTTCGAGCTCGATGCCATCGGAGCCAGCGACCAGATCGTCGTCACCGGCGACACCGCGCTTGGCAACGGCGTCTTCGGCTTCTCCGACTTCAACTTCACCAACCTCGGAGGACTCGAGAATGGGGTCTACGTTCTGGTTCAGAGCGGCACCCTGACCGGCACCTTCGACGGCGCCGACCTCAGCGGTCCGATCGGAAGTGCCACCGGCATGCTCCAGATCAACAACCAGGACATCGAGCTCGTCGTCACCGGGGCCTTCACGCCGTTCGAGGACTGGATCGAGAACACCGTGTTTGCCAATCCGGGCGTGCTTGCCAGTCCGGCCGACAAGTTGCCGGGTGCCGACCCGGACGGCGACGGTGTCGACAACATCGGCGAGTTCGGCTTCGACGGGGATCCGACCGACGGCGCCAACAACGGCAAGGTGTTCCTCGTCACGGCCGACGGTGACGACGGCGATGCCGACCCCGAGCTCATCCTCACCTTCGCCGCGAGACTGAACGCCGTGTTCAACGCGGCTTCCCCCACGCTCGCGAGTGTCGATGGCGTTGACTACAGCGTCGCCGGCACGCTCGACCTGTCCGACTTCACCGCACCCGTGAGTGTCGAGTCGACTGCCGTCCTGCCGCCCGGCGCACCACCGTTGAGCGTGGGCTGGGAATACCGCTCCGTCAGTCTGGACGGTTCGGACAACTTCCCCGACAAGGGCTTCATGCGCGCGAGCGCCACCGAGACGCCTTGAACAGAGATTCCGCGAACGGGCCCCGTCAGCGGCAGCTGGCGGGGCTTTTCCTTGGCCCAGCCGCCCCACCGTGGATCCATGCGCAGGATTTCCGCCAAATGGGTTTTGATGCCCGATGGCGAGGACACTACCCTTGATCAATGGCCATTGGAAAACCCACTGACCCGCCGGTCCGCCGACGAGCCACCGTGGCCCTGATGGCCTTGTTGTGCCTCGGGTTCGCCGCGCGTCTGAACGCCCAGACCTACCGCAATTTCGAGTCACGCCAGTCACGTCCGGTCTGCCTTTCGCCCGACGGCTCGCTGCTTTTCGCCGTCAACGCCCCGGACGGCCGGCTGTCGGTGTTCGACATCTCGAACGCCGCGAATCCGGCTCCCGTGCTGATCCACGAGATTCCGGTCGGAGTCGAACCGGTGTCGGTGAATGTGGTTTCGAACGACGAGGCGTGGGTGGCCAATCAGGTTTCGGACTCGGTCAGCATTGTCTCTCTCAGCGAGCGGCGCGTCGTCGCGACACTCCACTGCAAGGACGAACCGAACGACCTCGTCTTCGCCGGAGGTAAGGCCTTCGTCTGCTGCGCCGGAACCAACGAGCTCCGGGTGTTCGATGTCGCCACCCGATCGGAGGAGGCCGTGATCCCGCTGCAGGGCGTGTCGCCACGTTCGCTCGAGGTTTCGAATGACGGCTCGAAGATCTTCGCCGCCTTCGCCCTGTCCGGCAACCGCACCACTTTGCTTCCCGCCGGTCTGGCCCCTCCCCAACCCGCGCCGACGAACCCCGCCCTCCCCCCGCCGCCGGATGCGGGGCTGATCGTCACTGCTGACGATCCGCGGCTTTTTCCCAAGCCGCTGATGCCCGATCACGACGTCGCGGAAATCAGCGTGCCGGGACTGTCGGTCACGCGCTACTTCAGCGG is part of the Haloferula helveola genome and encodes:
- a CDS encoding AIM24 family protein; the protein is MDYRISGEIAQQVEIHPQQGDAFWCSRGSLMAFTDGIYWTLKVPGGVGGAVRRSLSGEGIALTRVEARKPDQKLLLASSQPGHIAVWDLADGPVVTTRGSFLAAWGEDVDISVTVARRAGAALFGGAGLFLQQVSGKGTVLIHGSGDFSEQLLAPGEEILVSTGHLAAFGGSIDYDIRGVSGCRKMLFGGEGLFMTSLRGPGRVLLQTLKRGRLGTQAPQ
- a CDS encoding beta strand repeat-containing protein, with amino-acid sequence MKKTQLLPSEAGTRITLALLALTCAATAAPFAKFHGKDGDFLTDETGNGRDLIEQFSGSAKVVYHPAGFFRFPGTEGADEAWVEWTGGGGSPQFTVSFWMRSPSWSQGSFQGFYTNVEPGSFDYQMDLNGTDFRLLSDPGVAITTPAAAFPVNTWLHVVIRKTGSGAEWYITEVGQPSVNLIGTDPLNLGGIQAIRFATNRNRDSFPECDIANVQVYNDDTVDLNLLLAEGPDLNPVIEWDPADDDAGGAGNWDTASLSWQPATGDTPNATWAPNDGTQIAFLGGSGDVVTLTEPISVDELHVGATNYTIDSATAADTLTIASSIFNNRTLTISSPLAGSGAISKQGGAQIFLSGDSPGFSGSYSTDDGETFVTSDDWSNASFITTNDLLHFDNGGGTVTVNSVSLDTGLRVNNGTRLDIAGGILGQIGGGGWISTETGTLGSLTSSGGTLNLTFEPTVTQTIQLMVGVEDFDGGTPLALNIVGAAPGTNNNLNILEPTSYTGGTTIDDIRVFVGTDNAFGTGPVDVLDEAQISLLGTTVTNDVSLTGLGWTGGANVSGAMRFADGSTMSGNTTIAPSGSRITVSGGTALMSGDLLGSGNLEYGIFGNPGFFGTLDFTGAGAGYNGLLTISTGLVNFYGNGVAGDVIVDDTGELGGNGTVAGKLTLGTTGGATLRATAGGFNTTDLVLNGTTNLDFYAYPMAPGTPIPVLSYSGTLSEDGAAGIGDNFALLNPANHRSFGIVDNAMTLEVDLGSLALLFDGTLPDWDVGNTVNWNAGTERFFDGDTVTFDDTAASSAVKISGPLPNPAAITVNNNVLNYSIEGELGTSAGDLTKFGIGFLDLIVPDDNMPYTGNILIDSGTVALTGDTQALRNVESISVNPGGAFRVSAGNAGQDNLPPLKMLGGTLEVDDDDVFLFPASSTMSLAPATSSTLSGTGNFYPFTNSIAGPGNLIKDGTGTLDVTFADLDYTGTTTLNDGLIRIGAGFTAASTDWTINGGELRLGGDSGAPIENLPFTVQIVMTDGRFYVVDNKENTQLLAMDSTGGGFPTVEVDPATTSLTTNVLDLNGIDNRIKLPTTLTSVGPHPVITYTGGIVGVPGVNLVLDPATARPALWNDNAGTLEVTLQPQTHQWTGAASTFWEVGGPDTNWTSTDNLYYNFDAVEFTDVGAGTVLIDDADGDSYFPGKVTFSNTAGNDYALDGSSLQGDATFNVVGGGRVELLTTLDLLGDTTVSNGSILIASTDQADSIHDQSQITVGPTSELNITETNSIQRDDPASEGGLDGDIIIDGGTLTQSGGTHAHIGDITLLNQAQWTATSPDSFNDENVLLTGKVTVGGAIPSTIGPMTFGMAPQGLRTFEVADVTGDASTDLLITAELENSGGAGGVNKTGPGTLEFDAVNTYTGQTRVVEGTVTVNNTAQLYSTGGFFGNNGTTYVFIEGGTLETDRFGYGAARAFSELRNNYYSILIDGGTLRLTGNDPANDTLRSFSIGTNGATLEVAAGGFYRKLAGTVASQNIIYNDLGGDLTLTGEGTGVIEDDLGSYGAGWAGVSLIKDGPGTWLLEGTNTYTGDTLVNDGVLGGSGSVTSNVIVAADASLAPGSSAGTLTIDGNLDLTAPAAGSGILDFELDAIGASDQIVVTGDTALGNGVFGFSDFNFTNLGGLENGVYVLVQSGTLTGTFDGADLSGPIGSATGMLQINNQDIELVVTGAFTPFEDWIENTVFANPGVLASPADKLPGADPDGDGVDNIGEFGFDGDPTDGANNGKVFLVTADGDDGDADPELILTFAARLNAVFNAASPTLASVDGVDYSVAGTLDLSDFTAPVSVESTAVLPPGAPPLSVGWEYRSVSLDGSDNFPDKGFMRASATETP